The Pseudomonas sp. B21-023 genomic interval CGTCGCCAACTACGCCGTCGCTCCCGACCCCGGTGGCAGCCTGGTGGTGATCCCGGTGGGCAGGGACGGCAAGCTCAAGCCGGTGGTACAGCAGGCCCGGCACACGCCAAGCAAGGTCGACCCCGAGCGCCAGGCCGGTGCCCATGTGCATTCGCTGGTGCTGTCACCCGATGGCCGCCACCTGTATGCCTGCGACCTGGGCGCGGACAAGGTGTTCATCTACCGCTACGACGGCGCCAGCCCCGAGCATCCACTGAGCCCGGCGATTCCGCCGTCGGTGGCGTTGCCACCGGGCAGTGGCCCGCGCCATCTGCTGTTCGACGCCAAGGGCCGGCATGCCTACCTGACACTGGAGATGAGCGCCGAGGTGGTGGTATTCGATGTGCAGGACGGTGCTCTGACCGAGCGCCAGCGCGTGCCGCTGACCGACAGCAAGGATGCAGCGGCCAGGGCCGCGGGCGGGCTGCACCTGTCGGCCGATGGCCGCTTCCTCTATGTCAGCAATCGCGGCACCGCCAACGAGATCGTGGCGTATGCGGTAGGCAAGGACGACGGCCAACTGAGACTGGTGCAGCGTCGGTCGGTGGAGGGCGACCATCCCCGCGAATTCGCGCTCGACCCCAGTGGCAACTACCTGCTGGTGGCGAACCAGAAGAGCAACCAGATCGTGGTCATGCGCCGCGATCCGCGCAGCGGCAAGCTGGGGGACACCGTGCAGAAGTTGGCGCAGCAGGCGCCTTCGGACCTCAAGTTCCTCGAATAATGGCAGGGGCTGAAAACCTCCGGCGTGGGAGCGGGCTTGCCCCGCGATGAGGCCGGCCCTGCGATCGCGGGGCAAGCCCGCTCCCACGTTGTTGCCCTCACGCCTTGATTATCAATGGCCATGATAATCGCTACTGCCGCAATGAATTTTTACAGGCGGACCTATCGGCGTAAGTTTTGACCCAAGGCCCACGACGGGCCAACGTCAACCACCGAAGTCGAGGTCTGCCAGCATGAACTTCAATCTCTTCCCACTCATCGCCGCCTCCGCCATCTCCGCCTCCGTCGTTCTGCCAGCCCATGCCCAGGCGGAGCAGCACGCGAAGGCGTCGAGCACCAACAGCTACACCCAGAAGTACCTGCAACAAAGCGCGCATTTCCATGCCGCCTTGAGCAAGCACTCCAATTGAGTGTGTAAAGGCATTGGTAATAGCACAAAGCCATGTGATTTAATTTGACGCTAAATTTTTGACTCGCCAAAGGGGCAGAGCATGATGTGGCGTATCACGGCGGTTGTGCTGTTGTTGATGTCCGCGCCGATTCTGGCGCTCTGAGCGACACGCTGTCTCACTTGGCCATCACGGCCTTGAACAGCGCCGATTCCAGCCAGCCCTGCAACCAGCTCCGCAGCCGCGGATAAGCCGCCTCGGCGAACCATTGCGGTTCGACCCCGGCAAACTGGCGCATCAAGGGCAGCAAGGCGGCGTCGGCCAGGCACGGGTGGTCGGCCAACAGCCAAGGCCGGTTTTCGAGCAGGCTTTCCAGCTCGGCCAGCCAGGGTTCGGACTGTGCCCGGTAGTGGGCCCGGGAATGCTCGGGATAGCGCTCGGCATATTTGTACAGGTTCACCTGCGCCTTGAACGTGCTGTCGTTGCGGGCGATCAGCGCTTCGGCCTGGCGCGCCGCCGCCGGGTCGGCCAGCAGGCGCCAGTCATCGGGGTCGTGCCGGTCGAGCGCCCAGCGCATGATGTCGATGCTTTCCTCCAGTACGCCATTCCCGCTATCGAGCACCGGCACCGTGCCCTTGGGCGAGAGTGCCAGCAGTGCGGCGGGCTTTTCCTTCATCTTTACCTCGATCACCTGCACCTCGCACCCGGCGTAGCGCAGCGCCAGGCGTGCGCGCATGGCCCAGGGGCAGCGGCGGAACGAGTAGAGGATCACCCGCACACCTCGACATCGCTCAGGCCGTTGCCCTGGCGGCGCACCTTGATCTGCACCGGAATGCGCTCGTGCATCTCCTGCACGTGGGAGATTACCGCCACCTTGCGGCCCTGGGCCTGCAGGCCATCAAGGGCGTCCATGGCCAGTTGCAGCGACTCGGGGTCGAGGCTGCCGAAACCTTCGTCGATGAACAGCGATTCGATGCGCAGGGTGCTCGAGGCCATCGACGCCAGGCCCAGAGCCAGGGCCAGTGAGACCAGGAAGGTTTCGCCACCCGACAGCGAGTGCACCGAGCGCAGCTCGTCGCCCATCTCGGTGTCCAGCACCAGCAGGCCCAGGGCGCTGCCGCCACGCTTGAGGCGGTAGCGTTTGGCCAACTGGCGCAGCTGGCTGTTGGCGTGGTGCAGCAGCAGGTCGAGGTTGTAGCCCTGGGCGATCTTGCGGAACACATCGCCGGAGGCTGAGCCGATCAGCGCATTCAGCCGCGCCCAGCGCTGCCATTGCTGGTAAGCCTGCTCGATCTGCTCGGCCAGGGCCTGGCTGGCGTGCTGGCGGCGCTGGTCGTCGGCCTGGCGCGCGCGTAGCTCGGCGCAGCATTGTTCTTGAACAGCCAGCTGCTGCTGGAGCTCGCTTAGCGCTTGCTCCAGCTCTTCCACCGGCAACTCGCCGTGGGCCTGGCTGGCATGCTGCTGCAGGCGTTGTTCACGCTCCTGAAGCAGCACGCGGCCCTGCTCGATGGACTTCTCCGCGGTTTGCAGGTGCTGACGCAGTTCACCGAGCTGGGCATCGTCGATGGCCAGCAGGCGGTCAAGGCCGGCATCGTC includes:
- a CDS encoding lactonase family protein, whose protein sequence is MNRKWTRLLTASLMALSVNAQAATLLVGSYTDNGSEGIYRYDFNARTGQIDAKPRQVVKSVSPSWLVLSADQRQLFAVNETPKGNVSSFSLDGKGEIKLLNQVPSQGEEPTHASLSHDQRYLFVANYAVAPDPGGSLVVIPVGRDGKLKPVVQQARHTPSKVDPERQAGAHVHSLVLSPDGRHLYACDLGADKVFIYRYDGASPEHPLSPAIPPSVALPPGSGPRHLLFDAKGRHAYLTLEMSAEVVVFDVQDGALTERQRVPLTDSKDAAARAAGGLHLSADGRFLYVSNRGTANEIVAYAVGKDDGQLRLVQRRSVEGDHPREFALDPSGNYLLVANQKSNQIVVMRRDPRSGKLGDTVQKLAQQAPSDLKFLE
- a CDS encoding glutathione S-transferase is translated as MILYSFRRCPWAMRARLALRYAGCEVQVIEVKMKEKPAALLALSPKGTVPVLDSGNGVLEESIDIMRWALDRHDPDDWRLLADPAAARQAEALIARNDSTFKAQVNLYKYAERYPEHSRAHYRAQSEPWLAELESLLENRPWLLADHPCLADAALLPLMRQFAGVEPQWFAEAAYPRLRSWLQGWLESALFKAVMAK